The segment ATGGACTGGGACGTGCAGTCTGCTTGGTTTGGCAGCGTTATTTGCTTGCTTGCGTGCTCTGTTTCTGTAATAAATAGGTTGGTTTCAATTTACTTTTTTAAGTAACACTGACTGATCTAAAGATAGTAAAACATGCTAAACAGAATATTTGCTGAGGTATTTGCTGCACTAAAGTTGGGCAATTGTGTTGTTGACACTTGTTTTCGGGGTATGAATTAAACTAAAATGCATTCAAATAATAGAATAGTAAGAAAAGACAGACGAGTGTTTTaagtgtagggggcagcacaggagacatCAGATTTTTGACGCGGGGtataaatgtgaagtttatgctttcGATATataccacaagatggcagaacctactatacacaagaaaacgtacgagacggtagatggcagcactggCTTTAAGTTGAATTGTCAACCTACATGTTTATATTTCCGATTCAGGACACATGATGActgaccctccaacgcgcacggtccctataccatgaactcattttttatttataatattttggaCAGCTTAGCACTTATCGCTCTGTTCTAGTATAGGTAGGGACTTACTATTATACCAACAGCTGATATCCCCCATCGAAACCATTCATATACTGTCCGACTTGTGCACCATCACCGGCTTCAAGGCATCCCCGAATGGTGGCTCCTGTTTGGACATCACAGAGAAAATTCCAGAGTCCAGACTAAGTACTCTTTGACCCTGGGAGAGCTTTGAGCACTTGTCACTCTGTTCTAGTATTGGTAGGGACTTACCTTTATGCCAAGTGCTAAGTTTCAAGGCATCTCCAGACTATGTGAACAGAACCTCCTATTTGGACATTACAGAGAAGTTTCCAGAGTCCACACTAAGTACTCTTGGAGCCTGGGATGGCTTGAAGCGCTTGCCACTCTGTTATAATATTGGTAGGGACTTACCATTATACCAATTGCTGATATCCCTCATAGAAACCGTTGATATACTGTCCGACTTATGCACCATCACCGGCTTCAAGGCATCTCCAGACACTGTCACCAGCGGCTCCTGTTTGGAGATCACTGAGAAGTTCCCGGAGTCTAAACTTAGTATTCTTGGAGCCTGGGACTGCTTGGAGCGCTTGTCGCTATGTTCTAGTGTGAGTATGGGACTGAAGAGATCAAAGGCTTGAGGGTGTTCGGGTTCTGCTGTAGGTAGCGTTGTGTTGGATGCGAGGTTTTCCTGTAATTATTAGAAGAGTGTAAGATGAGTGCATAACACAACCCACGACTAACGATTCTTCGGACATTTATGCAGTCTCCAATGCATCATGTGGAGAAATATATGATATTAGGCCGAAGTAATGGCAAACATGCTCGGGGCGGGGCACGTATGAGATGGTCGAACGCTGTGAAGAGGTCGGCTGGCGGCAGTCTGCACCGTGCAGTCCACATGGGCCACATGGCTTATAacccggatccctttgtttggcataaatattgaaagtcataatgtaatgatagtcatattatcattagtcataactctgaaaccgttaacttttcagaaatttccttaggttatcctataggattgctataaaacaaacctaacctaggttaggttagatttgtTTTATAGCAATTGAAAGTTGGTTTTATAGCAATTAAGAGGGaacgaggaagaagagaacACAACCCATTAAACCTGATGGTAACGCCACCGCCATACGTCATATCATATACTACTCGTatgtgtttgtacacgtatagtggagccgttgaccacgtatagtacgatgaattttatcgacaaatcaccccattttaaaaatgcaccccttcaaagttttatggtgccaaacatgactgcacttggttaatgtaccattatctgtccatttacctatcgcacataaaaaaaacattcgatagcttatgaatgaGGGCATAAATTTCAAGAATAATTGTcacagagaattttccacaattactcgagaattaataacaaaggcaaaaatgtactttttttatatatatatttttttcgaaaacgaggtcgttgacttgtactttttttattgttaaatgatgccactttttgatatttaacaaattgaacacatatcaatgaaagaataaggaatgaggtcaaatgacgttctaagagttttaattatattatgtgtcgaaagatggcagtaaatttacgtcgctaaaAAGttctctttgacaatacaccctgtctctatttcaaattatttttagctAGACTTACCTTTAATATTTTCAGCCTGTTTATTTGCTTGGATATCTGGCTCCAGTGAGCGTCCACCTTCACTCGCAGCCCCTCTTCAGGATCCTTTGCGTTCTGTAACTGAGCTGAAAGTTCTTCTAGAGCTCTGAAAAGATGTTTATGAAATATCAGCCAAATAAAATACAGCGCGATGACAGACTAAGGGACAGAGACATTCTAGAATGAAGGCTGTGTATTTGGAATGGTATTTAAGGAAAACTTGGTTTCAGGGAGCTTTCAAAGATAGgctattagggttccgtacccaaagggtaaaacgggaccctattactaagactccgctgtccgtccgtctgtcaccaggctgtatctcatgaaccgtgatagctagtgtcgaaattttcacagatgatttatttctgttgccgctataacaacaaatactaaaaagtacggaaccctcggtaggcgagtccgactcgcacttgtccggtttttttaatggtaCCTACACAGAATCTGATAACTTTAAGCGAGCAATTCTTGTTTATATATCTCGGGGATCTTGGAAACGGTTCTAACGATTTGGATGAGATTCGCCATATTTGGGGGCGAAAAATAGATCTAGCGGGGTCTTAGCCACTTTTGAGTCTTTATATGTTTTcggagcaaagctcggtctcacTTTGTTAAGACTAAAATAGATAGATAActaaaatactctttattggtacacctcagtaaaaagatacaagaactTTTTCTTTTCTAGCAATTGATTAAATGAAGaggcaacaggcggtcttatcgctaaagcgatctcttccagacaagctttgggtagcggaaacagaGAAGTGAATCGAAAAACTCTAATCTAAGCTAAGCTCatagtgtcgtgttcctgccggtgagtaaggttgccagagctcaacgagggtgcggagtgttagggtcggcaacgcgcatgtaactcctctggagctcAATGGTAGcctatgctacggagactgcttaccaaatggtgggccgtatgcttgtttgccaccagcgtagtattaaaaaaaaagctggcTCCTTTTTGTTAGAAAGATACTCCGGCGTTTATGAAACGTTATCTGTTTGTCTCTTTCTGACAAATAGTTGTGGTGTATGGTTGGTTAATAATTGTCCTCGTGGTTcttaacacattcgctaccaacgttttcttagcgctacgctcgtagccgatcccagtgttttcccgctttgtagaggaaagcgactacgaacagagaaccagCCGAGCGGATTCCCGGTAATCAATGTGTTAATGGAATAAAAGCTTACTTGTTCTGTGTTTCCAACTGCACTATAATATCCTGCAGCATGCTTGTTGGGTTATTATTCACGTGTCCCGACGCCTTCCCCACAGTCGACGTGAACATAGTGGGCCTCTCTTTCTTAACTGTCTCCTTCTCTTTCGTCATGCTAGTCGCTTTCTTTGTGGCTTTCTTCTTGGCCTTCTTCCTCGTTTTGGTGCAGAAGAAGAAGCGTCTCATTGTTTTGATGAAACTTATACATTCTTGGGGTTTTGTCTGAAATTAGAAATTGCATACTATGATGATCATAAGttaaaaatctgtaaatatatGAGAACATGCCACTCACGTTTTTAGGTTGAATATTTTCAGTATGTTTCACTTCcaaaaaaagggttttttttttatcatgagCCATTCGTGTCGACTAATGTCATAAGTGACCTGTTTTAGAATATTTATCTCTGAGTCTGATTCTTACGGGTATTATGCGTTTACTATTCACAAAATTCAAATGAAAGTAGCTACTTATTAAGTacattacaagtgcgaaaaataggaaattcgaaacgagtggcgataaattaaaacacgaccgaagggagtgttttaaatcgacaggagttgcgaattacctattcgcacatgtatcgtacaacgttttacagtacatatggccctgtaaatgttcgacatagtaacgtaatatgctaatttccacactagtgcggtaaagtagcaccatatgtactgtaaaagtaatttaagcaattgttgataataattttctttattcGTGTCAGTTTGTAGATTTCTCCTTTGAGTAAATATTGGTTGTTGTTTGCATACCTCTCCATCAATAATCTCGTGAACTAAATGACTATTCTTGTGCCCACTGACTGTTGTCAAGTCTTTATCGTACAGGTAGCACTTTTCGCAGAAGTACGTATCGCAGCATTTTGAACATTTGAACTTTAGAacctgtaaaataataaaagaagaATGGTTATGAATAATGTTAGACGAACGTGGAGGACCCGAGCGAAATCGCCcagtagtcctcattttcctctctggatgttaacattattgaaaatattttgacacaatttgttgtatatcaacttTGATATTAGCCTATTGATGATAGCAATGCCcctaagtttgatttttttcgaatttttaattattatttttagagttaggagtattttaaaacttgtatgaatctgtttttcgctcataatatttcatcatcatcagttatcggaactatgggagtaaaactttaacaaaacttatcaagcgggcgtaaaaagagtgcttatagccttaaaaatattcgaatatctatgaatgtaaatatttttatggctgtaagtactatactattcctatccctatggacatgaatatttttagggctgtatgcactattttatgtccgcttaacaagttttgttaaagttttactcccatagttccgatcactgatcatCATCaacatttaagagcatggctcttgtcggtgtagtagacgccagtttttgcggtcctcggccaagttatTTAGGTCCGGggtaagacacgacatttacttttccttttagttgctgcgtgtaacttgctcgtggttttcctcttcctcttctaccttcgatcttgccttccaaaatagctttaaagaaagtgtcgtgtcttatcaagtgaACTATCATTTTTCCTCGTCTATTCTCTTTGGTCCTCAGCAGGTTTCTTCTCTCTCCAACAATCCGCAGCACTTCCTCGTTCGCTTTTTTCTCAGTCCAACTTATTCTTTCCATTCTTCTCCACAACCACATCTCAAACTTCATCtcctaatatttacaataatcaataaatcgaaaaaaggcaaacgtaggggcatagctatggttaatatacatcaaaatatgtcaaaatattttccaaagtGTCAATATCCAGTGAGGAAAATGGGGGCTACGTTGGTATagagaaacggccgtcccctttcgttTTAAAAAACTTTGGAAACTTAGTGCTTAAGTTAGAGCTGCTATTTGTATTAGAGTTATTTTCAAATAGTGCAGATATAACCTTATACCAATTCAATATTCGAGTAAGGAGAGGTGGAGCTTGGGAGGTAAGATAGCAATTCCTTTGGTATAAGTTAGTGCCTGTGCCATTCTTTTAATTAGGTTTCTTAATAGATTCCGCGGCTCCGGCGCTTTGTTGCATAAGCCGCGAGTACTTCTAGTTTTTTCGATGAATGTAACTCTAAATTAGtgatttaaagtttaaatttagacgTGATTCTCGCTTATCCTGTTTTTTTATCCCATCCCagatagatttatttaatttttaatatattactcTATTAAATAAGCTGGTTGGATAATTGGGGCACTGATACTATAATCCAGCTCCGGCCCGCCGCCAGTGCTTCGAAATAATTAGTACTCGGGACATAACGATAATCAAAATGCATTTATTCTGCAGTTCCGGCCCTTctcggatttttttaaattttctggccCCCCATGAAGAAAATTTGCCCACCAGGTTTTTCACGCTACTGTACGGAAAggtggcaatagatggtctaaaaccaagctggaaagtaggtTGTTGAAAGtaacaatgtttcattgttatcatcaacTGTCATTGGTggtcattgttatcatcatctgttaTTGGTGATGGTAATAGGTCTTTTTATGGTGcaactttttattgaaaattaaaattaggttatttataggatccattacttttaaaaaaaagaagctTCAAAATCATTCAGTTcacgcttaaggcgtttttattttagtagctgtttgtggttttagcaaaaacgcttcgaagtttagagtcggtttgaagcaaacagcagaaaaacgccttttaaaagtgataaaaaaagtaaaaaaggcggaatcggaaaatacttacaattggatagtgtaaattgtgtttcactaaaaatacaagaaatacgtatctacgctataaaaatgagttcttctagtgaataaaatataaattgtccCCACACTAAATTATTTCCATTACACACTAATTTCCATTCCGATAGagtacttatagttatgcaaatgttttcttatttgcactagtcgtgaaaagcactcATTACATTACGACCGGAAACGTTAcagatggactcgtattatttgagggCCTCCACTGACGTGTCGgccctcaaactcactcgtccatgTTTGAGCGGTTTACGGGCTCTCCTACAATGTAAGGTAGTACCTGTATAAGCGGCGCCCGACACTGCGCGCACTTGGCGCTGACGCAGGAGCTGTTCCTGCTGGCGCGCACGCGCGCGCTGCCGCCCAGCCAGcccgcgcgcgcgcagcccgcGCCCCACGCCGCCACGAGGCGCGCCGGCGCGCCCAGCATGCCGGCGCTCTGAAAACAAATACACACTTTCCTAAACCGATTCCAATGAGACCACCGACTGGTT is part of the Cydia pomonella isolate Wapato2018A chromosome 18, ilCydPomo1, whole genome shotgun sequence genome and harbors:
- the LOC133527547 gene encoding dystrophin, with protein sequence MALSGFRKIENEAGYPCYIDEATGRQQNDHPEFCKIMESLEEYNGIKYSAYRIAFKVFALQRQLRVPALRISSGVFARHQLSLSETSLSLDTAELEAVLADIYFAAEKEGLFTGDVDLAVDLLINLLLNVYDKDRKEPIRVLAAKTLLIILSEESVSDKWAALANCCADHNGCVSPRRLAALLSNIAALPELLGDPCEQIQSDIDSCFDKSAGMLGAPARLVAAWGAGCARAGWLGGSARVRASRNSSCVSAKCAQCRAPLIQVLKFKCSKCCDTYFCEKCYLYDKDLTTVSGHKNSHLVHEIIDGETKPQECISFIKTMRRFFFCTKTRKKAKKKATKKATSMTKEKETVKKERPTMFTSTVGKASGHVNNNPTSMLQDIIVQLETQNKALEELSAQLQNAKDPEEGLRVKVDAHWSQISKQINRLKILKENLASNTTLPTAEPEHPQAFDLFSPILTLEHSDKRSKQSQAPRILSLDSGNFSVISKQEPLVTVSGDALKPVMVHKSDSISTVSMRDISNWYNETEHASKQITLPNQADCTSQSIAATEQQYAADIRSVETSNDKMKELNADLDTVLDRLQQILTNNFAMDESSFDNNQLRETANEMEGLLGTLIRGVEQRATLNATKDLV